In Melioribacteraceae bacterium 4301-Me, a genomic segment contains:
- a CDS encoding metal-sensing transcriptional repressor: protein MEDSKRLKKQLHIIKGQIEGIEKMIDDDRDAEEIYVQFKAIEANFQKTFHGILEDVLRKNLALKIVKMVNACPGNCPDAEKIKLVQNEFPKMEIKKVASIISEINKIEERLNQLNQK, encoded by the coding sequence ATGGAAGATTCAAAAAGATTAAAAAAGCAGCTTCATATTATAAAAGGACAGATTGAAGGCATAGAAAAAATGATTGATGATGATCGTGATGCAGAAGAAATTTATGTTCAGTTTAAGGCAATTGAAGCTAATTTCCAGAAAACTTTTCATGGAATTTTGGAGGATGTTTTGAGAAAAAATTTGGCATTAAAAATAGTTAAGATGGTAAATGCTTGCCCAGGCAACTGTCCTGATGCAGAAAAAATTAAATTAGTTCAAAATGAATTCCCTAAGATGGAAATTAAAAAAGTAGCAAGCATTATTTCGGAAATAAATAAAATCGAAGAAAGATTAAATCAGCTAAATCAAAAATAA
- the gnd gene encoding phosphogluconate dehydrogenase (NAD(+)-dependent, decarboxylating) — MKIGFIGLGKMGFNMVQRLLLDKHEVVAFNRDQSKIDEIAKKGAIPSYSIKELISKLPDRKIIWLMVPSGKPVDENLDVLLDLLNKNDIIIDGGNSFWRDSQRRAEKSAVKGIHFIDCGTSGGIWGLQNGYCLMYGGNKEAVDFVEPIFKSLAPENGYVYCGQSGTGHLVKMVHNGIEYGMMQAYAEGFEILQKSPYNINLTKVADAWQYGSVIRSWLLELAVKAFKEDPNLEKLKGYVQDSGEGRWTVQTAMDFEVPAHVITASLFNRFQSRQEDSFAMKVLAALRNQFGGHSVKSK; from the coding sequence ATGAAAATTGGATTTATTGGGCTCGGTAAAATGGGCTTTAATATGGTGCAACGACTTTTACTTGATAAACACGAAGTTGTTGCGTTTAATCGCGACCAGAGTAAAATAGATGAAATTGCAAAGAAAGGTGCAATTCCTTCTTATTCCATAAAAGAGCTAATAAGCAAACTCCCAGATAGAAAGATTATTTGGTTAATGGTTCCATCAGGTAAACCAGTTGACGAAAATCTTGACGTATTATTAGATCTTCTTAATAAAAATGACATAATAATAGATGGGGGTAATTCATTTTGGAGAGATTCGCAGAGACGCGCTGAGAAGTCTGCAGTAAAAGGTATACACTTTATTGATTGTGGGACTAGTGGCGGAATTTGGGGGTTGCAAAATGGTTATTGTTTAATGTACGGTGGTAATAAAGAAGCCGTTGATTTTGTTGAACCTATATTCAAATCACTTGCACCTGAAAATGGTTATGTCTACTGCGGACAGTCAGGCACAGGCCATCTAGTTAAAATGGTCCATAATGGAATCGAATACGGAATGATGCAAGCTTATGCTGAAGGATTTGAGATACTTCAAAAGTCACCCTATAATATTAATTTAACTAAAGTTGCTGATGCCTGGCAATATGGAAGTGTTATTAGAAGCTGGCTGCTTGAATTGGCAGTTAAGGCTTTCAAGGAGGACCCAAATTTAGAAAAGTTAAAAGGTTATGTCCAAGATAGCGGCGAAGGAAGATGGACGGTCCAAACAGCTATGGATTTCGAAGTACCAGCTCATGTTATTACTGCATCTCTTTTTAATAGATTCCAGTCGAGACAAGAGGATTCTTTTGCAATGAAAGTTCTTGCTGCGTTGAGAAATCAATTCGGAGGCCATTCTGTGAAGAGTAAGTGA
- a CDS encoding four helix bundle protein, producing MDNENSFRDLIVYKKAFELAMEIFKLTKTFPKEELYSLSDQIRRSSRSVCSSIAEAYRKRRYPAHFISKISDADMENSETIVWLDFAENCGYLKKSIKIELENKCIEIGKLLNHMIIHPEKYQRKI from the coding sequence ATGGATAATGAAAATTCTTTTAGAGATTTGATCGTTTATAAAAAAGCTTTTGAATTAGCAATGGAAATTTTTAAATTGACTAAAACATTTCCTAAGGAAGAATTGTATTCTCTTTCTGATCAAATAAGAAGGTCTTCTCGTTCTGTTTGTTCTTCTATCGCTGAAGCTTATAGAAAAAGACGATACCCTGCACATTTTATAAGTAAAATTTCTGACGCAGACATGGAAAATAGTGAGACTATTGTTTGGTTAGATTTTGCAGAAAATTGTGGGTATTTAAAAAAATCAATTAAAATTGAATTAGAAAATAAATGTATCGAGATAGGTAAGTTATTAAATCATATGATTATACATCCTGAAAAATACCAAAGGAAAATTTAA
- the zwf gene encoding glucose-6-phosphate dehydrogenase — protein sequence MKNIDNHIYVIFGASGDLTKRKLVPALYSLYVQGMLPERFVLLGTSRSEFDDDVFRNYMKDAIKKFKEIDDESKIDEFCKILFYIPIGFNDKSAYIKLKNKLDDLRKQFDINGNTIFYLSTPPSLYGIIPQNLASVGLNKQIDGWKRLIIEKPFGYDLESAIKLKEQLLNNWEEEQLYRIDHYLGKETVQNLLVTRFSNGIFEPLWNRNYVHHIEITSTESIGVEKRGGYYESSGALRDMVQNHLLHIVGLIAMEPPTSVEPYAIRNEILKVFQSLRQFKKDDVRNSVIRGQYTASKIKNEVVKGYREEEGVNPESITETYAALKFYIDNWRWGGVPFYVRTGKRLPTRITEVVIHFKPTPHFLFAKKEMDNACNLLIIRIQPDEGILLKFSMKTPGAGFDVQNVNMDFHYSDLTNQRIPPAYERLLHDTMKGDSTLFPRTEEVLEAWKFLMPVIECWKNDKNVPLYGYPAGTWGPKNADYLIQDGMGWHYPCKDLAEDGVYCEL from the coding sequence ATGAAAAACATAGATAATCACATTTACGTTATTTTTGGTGCATCTGGTGATCTTACAAAAAGAAAATTAGTACCAGCACTTTATTCTTTGTATGTGCAAGGGATGCTTCCGGAAAGGTTTGTGCTTCTCGGCACTTCGAGGAGTGAATTCGATGATGATGTATTTCGTAACTATATGAAAGATGCTATAAAAAAATTCAAAGAAATCGATGATGAGTCAAAAATTGATGAATTTTGTAAAATATTGTTTTATATCCCAATTGGCTTTAACGACAAATCCGCTTATATAAAATTAAAAAATAAATTAGATGATTTAAGAAAACAATTCGATATTAATGGTAATACAATTTTTTACCTTTCCACTCCGCCAAGCTTATATGGTATAATTCCGCAAAATCTCGCGTCAGTTGGATTAAACAAACAAATTGATGGCTGGAAAAGATTAATTATAGAAAAACCATTTGGTTATGATCTTGAATCCGCAATCAAATTAAAAGAACAATTATTAAATAATTGGGAGGAAGAACAACTTTACAGAATTGACCATTACCTTGGTAAAGAAACGGTTCAGAATCTTTTAGTTACGCGGTTTTCAAATGGAATCTTTGAGCCTCTATGGAATAGAAATTACGTTCATCATATTGAAATAACATCTACAGAAAGCATAGGCGTAGAAAAAAGAGGCGGCTATTATGAATCTTCTGGCGCATTAAGAGATATGGTACAAAATCATTTGCTTCATATTGTTGGATTAATAGCTATGGAGCCACCTACATCTGTTGAACCATATGCAATTCGTAATGAGATTCTTAAAGTGTTTCAATCACTTCGACAGTTCAAAAAAGATGATGTAAGAAATAGTGTAATAAGAGGTCAATACACAGCATCAAAAATAAAAAATGAAGTTGTGAAAGGTTACCGTGAAGAAGAAGGAGTTAATCCTGAATCAATTACCGAAACGTATGCAGCACTTAAATTTTATATTGATAACTGGAGGTGGGGAGGAGTTCCATTTTATGTGCGAACAGGCAAAAGATTACCAACTCGCATAACTGAAGTTGTCATCCATTTTAAACCTACTCCACATTTTCTCTTTGCAAAAAAGGAAATGGATAACGCTTGTAATTTATTAATAATAAGAATTCAGCCTGATGAAGGTATATTACTTAAATTTAGTATGAAAACCCCAGGCGCAGGCTTCGATGTACAAAATGTGAATATGGATTTTCATTATTCTGACTTAACTAATCAGCGTATTCCACCAGCTTATGAAAGATTGTTACACGATACAATGAAAGGGGATTCAACTTTATTCCCAAGAACTGAAGAAGTTTTAGAAGCGTGGAAATTTTTAATGCCTGTAATTGAATGCTGGAAAAATGATAAAAACGTTCCTCTTTACGGATACCCAGCTGGAACTTGGGGACCTAAAAATGCTGATTATCTTATTCAAGATGGAATGGGCTGGCATTATCCGTGCAAAGATTTGGCAGAAGATGGAGTTTATTGTGAATTATGA
- the pgl gene encoding 6-phosphogluconolactonase, producing the protein MRDKGIIKVFPDTESLAEHAAECLIKKINKNFSNQSFSIALSGGTTPKKIFSCIASKYSEKINWHKLKVFFGDERCVHPSSDDSNYKMADETLFKLVSIPKKNIFRIKGENKPSYEASRYSKIVAENLPLKDGLPQFDVVMLGLGDDGHVASIFPNQLEIFNSNKIYETAVHPSTGQKRISITGKIINNAKLVVFIVTGEGKSKILYEILTLTPHNVSYPASFVNPTGGELIWLLDAEASKLLNNKISIQKIF; encoded by the coding sequence ATGAGAGATAAAGGAATAATTAAAGTTTTCCCGGATACAGAAAGTTTAGCTGAGCATGCAGCTGAATGTCTTATTAAAAAAATCAACAAAAATTTCTCCAACCAAAGCTTTTCGATTGCTCTTTCAGGGGGTACAACTCCTAAAAAAATATTTAGTTGCATAGCAAGTAAATACTCCGAAAAAATTAATTGGCATAAACTAAAAGTTTTTTTTGGTGATGAGAGATGTGTACACCCAAGCAGTGACGATAGTAATTATAAAATGGCGGATGAAACGCTTTTTAAACTTGTTTCAATTCCTAAAAAAAATATTTTTAGAATTAAAGGTGAAAACAAACCCTCCTATGAGGCTTCTCGTTACAGTAAAATTGTTGCTGAGAATTTACCACTCAAAGATGGATTGCCGCAGTTTGATGTAGTTATGCTCGGCTTAGGCGATGATGGGCATGTCGCTTCAATATTTCCAAATCAATTAGAGATATTCAATTCAAATAAAATTTACGAAACAGCAGTTCATCCAAGCACTGGACAAAAAAGAATTTCTATAACTGGTAAAATTATCAACAACGCTAAGCTTGTAGTTTTTATTGTTACTGGTGAGGGTAAATCAAAAATTCTTTATGAAATACTCACTTTAACTCCTCATAATGTTTCTTATCCAGCTTCCTTTGTTAACCCTACCGGTGGGGAACTAATCTGGCTGCTTGATGCTGAGGCCTCTAAGTTACTAAATAATAAAATTTCAATTCAAAAAATTTTTTAA
- a CDS encoding LD-carboxypeptidase → MRIIKPKRLCKGDVIGIISPASSPDDYSKINKGVEYLEGLGYRVEVGKNVGKETGYLAGNDNQRADDLHLMFKNKHIKAIFSVRGGYGSARLLDKINYKIIRENPKIFVGYSDINALQLAFFHKVGLVTFAGPMVAVDFYNEVSPFTEEFFWKVITSDKKIGKLTNPNSEKIFVLNKGRSEGKILGGNLSIITSLMGTKFLPSFRESILLLEEINEAPYRIDRMLNQLRLANVLNIINGVILGRFVDCYETDPTKKSLSLNDVIIEYFQNKKIPVVYNFKHGHIKDNITIPFGLKCILNASRSFIEIPESAVI, encoded by the coding sequence ATGAGAATAATAAAACCTAAAAGACTTTGCAAAGGTGATGTAATTGGAATAATATCCCCTGCTTCATCGCCTGATGATTATTCTAAAATTAATAAAGGTGTAGAATATTTGGAGGGATTAGGCTATAGAGTAGAAGTTGGTAAAAATGTAGGGAAAGAAACTGGTTACTTAGCTGGAAACGATAACCAAAGGGCAGATGATTTACATTTGATGTTTAAGAATAAACATATCAAAGCAATTTTTTCTGTCAGGGGAGGTTATGGTTCAGCTCGGTTATTAGACAAAATCAATTACAAAATAATTCGCGAAAATCCTAAAATTTTTGTTGGCTATAGTGATATAAATGCACTTCAACTCGCATTTTTCCATAAAGTAGGACTAGTAACATTTGCTGGACCAATGGTTGCTGTTGATTTTTACAATGAGGTCAGTCCATTTACAGAAGAATTTTTCTGGAAAGTAATAACTTCGGACAAAAAAATAGGTAAGTTAACAAATCCAAACTCTGAAAAAATATTTGTTTTAAATAAAGGAAGAAGCGAAGGAAAAATTTTAGGTGGTAATTTATCTATTATAACATCGTTAATGGGGACTAAATTTCTTCCAAGCTTTAGAGAGAGTATTTTGTTATTAGAAGAAATTAACGAAGCGCCGTACAGAATAGATAGAATGTTAAATCAGCTTCGTCTTGCAAACGTATTGAATATTATAAATGGGGTTATTTTAGGAAGATTTGTTGATTGCTACGAAACTGACCCAACAAAAAAATCTTTATCACTAAATGATGTAATTATTGAGTATTTTCAGAATAAAAAAATTCCAGTGGTCTACAATTTTAAACATGGGCACATCAAAGATAATATAACAATACCATTTGGATTAAAATGCATATTAAACGCAAGTAGAAGTTTTATCGAAATACCAGAAAGTGCTGTTATTTAA
- the hydG gene encoding [FeFe] hydrogenase H-cluster radical SAM maturase HydG: MEFINENYIASLIDNVRLKNTQLQSEIINKAIEAKGLSLKDCAALLNIDKPELFEKLFTAAYKVKEKIYGNRLVLFAPLYVSNQCVNNCLYCAFRRDNKQLIRKTLSIQEIKEETEFLVKQGHKRILLVTGEHPKKSNLDFIGEAIETMYDVHVNGGNIRRINVNTAPLSLEGFKTLKSFGIGTYQCFQETYHYNTYVKMHPDGPKKDYAWRLYAMDRALQAGIDDVGIGVLFGLTDYKFETLALLEHAFNLDKRYGVGPHTVSVPRLEPALNAPVSYNPPFVVDDLSFKKIVAVIRLALPYTGIILTTRERPQLRRELFEIGVSQISAGSRTSPGAYKVLSDLNDNSQSEQFQLGDHRTLDEVVKDCCELGYLPSFCTACYRSSRTGDRFMRLAKTGKIGKLCTPNAISTFKEYVIDYASPQTKTAALKTIDNEIQKAESKIKNKILRMIKEVDAGRRDVYL, encoded by the coding sequence ATGGAATTTATTAACGAGAATTACATCGCAAGCCTTATTGACAACGTCAGGCTAAAGAATACTCAGCTGCAAAGTGAAATAATTAACAAAGCAATTGAAGCAAAGGGACTTTCTTTGAAGGACTGTGCAGCTTTATTAAATATTGATAAGCCTGAACTCTTTGAAAAGCTTTTCACCGCTGCCTATAAAGTTAAAGAAAAAATTTACGGGAATCGCTTAGTTTTGTTTGCCCCTCTTTACGTATCAAATCAATGTGTTAATAATTGTCTTTATTGCGCATTTAGAAGAGACAATAAGCAATTAATTAGAAAGACGTTATCAATACAAGAAATAAAAGAAGAAACTGAGTTTTTAGTTAAACAAGGACATAAAAGAATTTTGCTGGTGACAGGTGAGCATCCCAAAAAATCAAATTTAGATTTTATTGGTGAAGCAATAGAAACAATGTATGATGTTCATGTTAATGGTGGGAACATTAGAAGAATAAATGTAAATACTGCTCCATTATCATTGGAAGGGTTCAAGACGTTAAAAAGTTTTGGAATAGGTACTTATCAATGTTTTCAAGAGACTTATCATTACAACACTTATGTAAAAATGCATCCTGATGGGCCGAAGAAAGATTATGCTTGGCGACTTTATGCAATGGATAGGGCACTTCAAGCTGGAATTGATGATGTGGGTATAGGTGTTTTGTTTGGTCTAACTGATTATAAATTTGAAACTCTTGCTTTATTAGAACATGCTTTTAATCTTGACAAAAGATACGGTGTAGGTCCACATACCGTTTCAGTCCCTCGTTTAGAACCTGCGTTAAATGCACCTGTTTCTTACAATCCTCCATTTGTGGTTGACGATTTGTCGTTTAAAAAAATAGTTGCAGTTATTCGTTTAGCCTTACCTTATACTGGTATCATTTTAACAACTCGAGAAAGGCCACAGCTTAGGCGGGAACTGTTTGAGATTGGCGTTTCTCAAATTAGTGCAGGTAGCAGAACTTCGCCAGGAGCTTATAAAGTGTTAAGTGACTTAAATGATAATTCTCAAAGCGAACAGTTTCAGTTGGGTGACCATAGAACTCTTGATGAAGTTGTAAAAGACTGCTGTGAGTTAGGATATCTGCCAAGTTTTTGTACTGCATGCTACAGGTCATCGCGTACAGGCGACCGATTTATGAGATTAGCTAAAACTGGTAAAATTGGCAAACTCTGTACTCCAAATGCTATTTCCACTTTTAAAGAATATGTTATTGATTATGCTTCGCCGCAGACAAAAACTGCTGCGTTAAAAACCATTGATAACGAAATTCAAAAAGCTGAAAGCAAAATCAAAAATAAAATATTAAGAATGATTAAAGAAGTTGACGCTGGTCGACGAGACGTTTATTTATAA
- the hydE gene encoding [FeFe] hydrogenase H-cluster radical SAM maturase HydE, with product MNLKELLHKESFTREEIISLLKLQKGEEIRELINRADEVRREYCGEEVHLRGIIEFSNYCTEDCLYCGLRAGNLKLQRYRMSPEEIIETAKQISNLGIFTIVLQSGEDSYYDKDLIAYIIYSIKQYSDVAITLSIGEREFDEYRIWKLAGADRYLLKHETANPKLYSIYHNKQKLEDRIKHLEFLKSLGYQIGSGNIVGLPMQTEEDIADDILLCSKLDLDMAAFGPFIPAPNTPYRRRKAGNVMLTLKTMAVARIVLKNVHIPATTALATIDEAGRIKGLTSGANVIMPDFTPMKYRQYYEIYPNRNTIKDDPSAVKALLTMQLESIGRKISSGKGDSLKLIFGNDKISHYPY from the coding sequence ATGAACCTAAAAGAATTATTACATAAGGAAAGTTTTACTCGCGAAGAAATTATTTCTCTGCTAAAGCTTCAGAAAGGAGAAGAAATTCGTGAGTTAATTAATCGTGCTGATGAGGTTCGCCGTGAATATTGCGGCGAGGAAGTACACTTAAGAGGAATAATAGAGTTCTCTAACTATTGCACTGAAGATTGTCTTTATTGTGGATTACGTGCTGGCAATTTAAAACTTCAGCGCTATCGAATGTCGCCCGAAGAAATTATTGAAACAGCCAAACAAATTTCTAATCTCGGAATCTTCACAATTGTTTTACAATCTGGAGAAGATAGTTATTATGATAAAGATTTAATTGCCTATATAATTTATTCAATTAAACAATATTCGGATGTTGCAATTACTTTAAGTATTGGTGAAAGAGAGTTTGACGAATACAGAATATGGAAATTAGCTGGCGCTGACCGTTACTTACTAAAACACGAAACAGCTAATCCAAAACTTTATTCAATTTACCACAATAAGCAGAAGTTAGAAGACAGAATTAAGCATTTAGAATTTTTAAAAAGCTTGGGTTATCAAATTGGTTCTGGCAATATAGTAGGTTTGCCTATGCAAACCGAAGAGGATATTGCAGATGATATACTTTTATGCAGCAAGCTTGACTTGGATATGGCTGCCTTTGGGCCTTTCATACCTGCACCAAATACACCTTATCGTAGAAGAAAAGCTGGTAATGTTATGCTAACTTTAAAAACAATGGCAGTTGCTAGAATAGTGTTGAAAAATGTTCATATTCCTGCAACTACTGCTTTGGCAACAATTGACGAGGCTGGTAGAATTAAAGGTTTAACTTCAGGTGCAAATGTGATTATGCCAGATTTTACACCAATGAAGTATCGTCAATATTATGAGATTTATCCAAATCGAAATACTATTAAAGATGATCCAAGTGCAGTTAAAGCACTTCTTACAATGCAACTAGAGTCAATCGGCAGAAAAATCTCTTCGGGAAAAGGGGACTCGCTTAAATTAATTTTTGGCAACGATAAAATTTCTCATTATCCATATTAA
- a CDS encoding tol-pal system YbgF family protein, with the protein MLKNHYVYLLLVFLIACSTKSDKEYFEEANKLLEQKKYGKAIESYEELVKHHSKSDLAAKALFACGKIYQSQLLPNIPKQASLNKAIQYYRELYFKYGNKPEAEKALFMIAFIQANELNLPDSAKVNYDLFLQKYPKSELTESAKLERDNLGLSPDEILTKKLENKKNDPQKH; encoded by the coding sequence ATGTTGAAAAATCATTATGTGTATTTATTATTAGTTTTTTTAATTGCATGTAGTACTAAAAGTGACAAGGAATATTTTGAAGAGGCTAATAAATTGTTAGAACAGAAAAAGTATGGAAAGGCTATCGAAAGTTACGAGGAATTAGTAAAACACCATTCAAAAAGTGATTTAGCAGCAAAAGCCTTATTTGCTTGTGGTAAGATTTATCAAAGTCAACTGTTGCCTAATATCCCTAAGCAAGCCTCATTGAATAAAGCTATACAATATTATCGTGAATTATACTTTAAGTATGGAAATAAACCTGAAGCAGAAAAAGCACTTTTCATGATTGCGTTCATTCAAGCTAATGAGCTTAATTTACCAGACTCTGCAAAAGTTAATTATGACTTGTTCCTTCAAAAATATCCCAAAAGTGAATTGACTGAATCGGCTAAGTTAGAAAGAGATAATTTAGGGTTGTCACCCGACGAAATCTTAACAAAGAAATTAGAGAATAAAAAAAATGACCCACAAAAACATTGA
- a CDS encoding DUF58 domain-containing protein has translation MTHKNIDYKKYLDTSIISKIKNLELRARMVVEGFMIGLHKSPYHGFSVEFTEHRQYMQGDSLKDIDWKVYAKRERFYVKQYEEETNLISHVIVDISNSMDYKHSSSVTKLEYAITLAAALVYIMINQQDASGLVLFSDKIQSYLPPKSNQIYLKTLLAQLSQIKAKGLTNTGVCLREISEKIKKRGLVIIISDLFDDPSKIIPALKYFRYKKNEVIVLQLLDPMEINFAFEKDSIFVDKETGLEINTQPRQIQKAYQTTINNYLHNIKSECLNHGIEYNLIDTSEPFDKALMSYFFKRKKLY, from the coding sequence ATGACCCACAAAAACATTGATTATAAAAAATACCTGGATACTTCAATTATCTCTAAAATTAAAAATCTTGAATTAAGAGCACGCATGGTTGTTGAAGGTTTTATGATAGGCTTACATAAAAGTCCATATCATGGCTTTAGTGTTGAATTTACCGAACATCGTCAATATATGCAGGGGGATTCATTAAAAGATATTGATTGGAAAGTCTACGCAAAACGCGAGAGATTTTATGTTAAACAATACGAAGAGGAAACTAATCTTATTTCACATGTAATTGTTGATATCAGTAATTCTATGGATTATAAGCACTCTTCTTCTGTCACTAAGTTAGAATATGCTATTACACTTGCTGCAGCTTTAGTTTATATAATGATAAATCAACAAGATGCATCTGGATTAGTTTTATTTTCGGATAAAATCCAGTCTTATTTACCTCCTAAGTCAAATCAAATTTATTTAAAAACTTTGCTTGCCCAACTTTCTCAAATTAAAGCTAAAGGACTTACCAACACAGGAGTTTGTTTAAGAGAAATTTCAGAAAAAATTAAAAAGCGTGGCTTAGTAATAATTATTTCTGATTTATTTGATGACCCCAGTAAAATAATTCCTGCACTTAAATATTTCCGATATAAAAAAAATGAAGTTATTGTCTTGCAGCTTTTGGACCCAATGGAAATAAACTTTGCTTTTGAAAAGGATTCAATTTTTGTTGATAAAGAAACTGGTTTAGAAATAAATACTCAACCGCGACAAATTCAGAAAGCTTACCAAACTACAATTAATAATTATCTACACAATATTAAAAGTGAATGCCTTAACCATGGAATTGAATATAATCTTATTGATACTTCTGAACCGTTCGATAAAGCTCTTATGAGTTACTTTTTTAAGCGGAAAAAACTCTATTGA
- a CDS encoding long-chain fatty acid--CoA ligase encodes MPILKDFKTIPQLFKIITLEFGRSQNRALLKTKENNQWKEITFDEVYHNTEDLALGLVTLGVRKEDKVAIISENRPEWVYADMAILGLGAIDVPLYPISTSEMLEYTLNDSESVGIFVSNKFQLNKVLKIINRCKYLKFIIVMNNEDKVSDKNVYSLNEIQERGKELKRENPNLFLENIELINEDDICTIIYTSGTTGEPKGVILTHKNIVSNIKAAHEVFYIDQNDVFLSFLPLCHIFERMGGYYTAFSSGGMICYAESIEKVAQNMQEIRPTIMTAVPRLFERMYSRIKKNIESQSASKQKIFNWAVEIGKEYKAAKKSEQHIPISLAVKYKLADKLVFSKLRERTGGRLRFFISGGAALSRELGQFFDAVGILIIEGYGLTESSPVIAVNRPNDYKFGTVGKPLPGVEVKIAKDGEILAYGPNIMKGYFKKKKETEETIKDGWLHTGDIGVFDAEGFLIITDRKKHLFKTSGGKYIAPTPIENMFLASKYIDQFVLIGDRRMFLSALIVPDFEALKEYADANRIPYKDEKELVKFKQIYELLDKELDQFQKKLASFERVRKFAILDKPFTIESGELTPSLKIKRKIVEERYKDLIEDMYKSLEG; translated from the coding sequence ATGCCAATTTTAAAAGATTTCAAGACGATCCCTCAATTGTTTAAAATCATAACTCTGGAGTTTGGCCGAAGTCAAAATCGTGCATTGCTTAAGACAAAAGAAAATAACCAATGGAAAGAAATCACTTTTGACGAGGTTTATCACAATACTGAAGATTTGGCTTTGGGACTTGTAACTTTAGGTGTTCGCAAAGAAGATAAAGTGGCTATTATTTCCGAAAACAGACCTGAATGGGTGTATGCTGATATGGCTATTTTAGGCTTAGGCGCTATAGACGTGCCGCTTTACCCTATATCAACATCCGAAATGCTTGAATACACACTTAATGATTCAGAATCAGTAGGTATTTTTGTCTCCAATAAATTTCAGCTTAATAAAGTGCTAAAAATAATTAATCGCTGTAAGTACCTAAAGTTTATTATTGTCATGAATAATGAGGACAAAGTAAGTGATAAAAATGTTTACTCGCTTAACGAAATTCAAGAAAGAGGCAAAGAATTAAAGCGAGAAAATCCTAATCTTTTTTTAGAAAATATTGAATTAATTAACGAAGATGATATATGTACAATAATTTACACATCAGGGACTACTGGTGAACCAAAAGGTGTAATTCTTACACATAAAAATATTGTCTCAAATATTAAAGCAGCACATGAGGTTTTTTACATTGATCAAAACGATGTATTTTTATCTTTCTTACCATTGTGCCATATTTTCGAAAGAATGGGCGGCTATTATACCGCTTTTTCTTCCGGCGGAATGATTTGTTACGCTGAAAGTATAGAGAAAGTTGCACAAAATATGCAAGAAATTAGACCAACTATTATGACTGCAGTCCCTCGACTTTTTGAAAGGATGTATTCAAGAATTAAGAAAAATATTGAGTCGCAATCGGCTAGTAAACAAAAAATTTTCAATTGGGCTGTTGAAATAGGTAAAGAATATAAAGCTGCTAAAAAATCAGAACAGCATATTCCAATTAGTCTTGCTGTTAAATATAAGTTGGCAGATAAACTTGTGTTTTCCAAACTTAGAGAAAGAACTGGCGGTCGATTAAGATTTTTTATTTCGGGTGGCGCCGCGTTGTCAAGAGAATTAGGACAGTTTTTTGACGCGGTGGGCATATTAATTATTGAGGGATACGGGCTAACTGAATCTTCGCCGGTCATTGCTGTTAATCGTCCCAACGATTACAAATTTGGTACTGTTGGTAAACCGTTGCCGGGCGTTGAAGTTAAAATTGCTAAAGACGGTGAAATACTTGCTTATGGTCCAAATATTATGAAAGGTTATTTTAAGAAAAAGAAAGAAACCGAAGAAACAATTAAGGACGGCTGGCTTCATACTGGTGATATTGGCGTCTTTGATGCAGAGGGATTTTTAATAATTACTGATAGAAAAAAACACTTATTTAAAACGAGCGGAGGTAAATACATTGCACCTACCCCAATTGAAAATATGTTCCTTGCAAGCAAATATATCGACCAATTTGTTCTAATTGGTGATAGAAGAATGTTTTTAAGCGCACTGATTGTTCCAGATTTTGAGGCTCTTAAAGAATATGCCGACGCAAATAGAATCCCATACAAGGATGAAAAAGAACTCGTTAAGTTTAAGCAAATTTATGAACTTTTAGATAAAGAGTTAGACCAATTTCAAAAAAAGTTGGCTTCATTTGAAAGAGTAAGAAAGTTTGCTATTCTCGATAAACCATTTACTATCGAAAGTGGTGAGTTAACTCCATCACTTAAAATAAAAAGAAAAATTGTTGAAGAAAGATACAAAGATTTAATTGAGGATATGTACAAAAGCCTAGAAGGATAG